A single Paenibacillus sp. FSL R5-0517 DNA region contains:
- a CDS encoding MbtH family protein, protein MSNPFEHEDSNYLVLMNDEGQYSLWPASIPVPAGWTLVLGKAKRRVCLDYIAEQWTDLKPLSLCDETGMPGMIHEAGR, encoded by the coding sequence ATGAGCAACCCTTTTGAACATGAAGACAGCAATTATCTGGTGTTAATGAATGATGAAGGACAGTATTCGCTGTGGCCTGCATCCATTCCGGTACCGGCAGGTTGGACCCTGGTGCTGGGGAAAGCCAAACGACGTGTATGTCTGGATTACATTGCGGAGCAGTGGACAGACCTGAAGCCTCTGAGTCTCTGTGATGAAACGGGGATGCCTGGCATGATTCATGAGGCTGGCAGATGA
- a CDS encoding arylamine N-acetyltransferase — translation MNVILNPSEIQAYLKRIGMNDIKKPTLEYLIELQRTHVQYLSWQTVDIFAGRPVGISLQESIQLILQGRSGYCFHLNGAFSVLLRSLGYTVDWHRGGVQPHGEQPRVNSFHLGLSVLLPDADPTIERWIVDVGLGGMPFEPLPLRYGTHGSAPFTYQLMPSSVAAGGWRLEYEPNGPSEGVDYAPEAVHDLGEFIPKHEFYSRAAESPWHNVFLLRQRNENRSHELRGCMLRTHDIEGIRKTEIQSYTEWRNVLTEIFHEPLVNYSELECQDMWERVQAAHTEWKQAQEA, via the coding sequence ATGAACGTTATATTAAATCCATCTGAAATACAGGCCTATCTGAAACGGATTGGCATGAATGATATAAAGAAACCTACGCTGGAATACTTAATTGAACTCCAACGTACACATGTGCAATATCTTTCGTGGCAAACGGTCGATATTTTTGCAGGTCGTCCTGTAGGAATCAGTCTTCAAGAATCAATTCAGCTCATATTACAGGGGCGCAGCGGCTACTGCTTTCATCTAAACGGTGCATTTAGTGTTCTTCTCCGCTCGCTGGGTTATACGGTTGATTGGCATCGTGGCGGAGTACAGCCTCATGGGGAACAACCCCGCGTGAATTCATTCCATCTCGGTCTGTCTGTCCTTCTGCCGGATGCCGATCCAACAATTGAACGCTGGATTGTGGATGTAGGTCTTGGTGGAATGCCCTTTGAACCTCTGCCACTTCGTTATGGAACCCATGGTTCCGCTCCATTCACATACCAACTGATGCCATCATCTGTTGCTGCTGGGGGATGGCGGCTTGAGTACGAACCGAATGGGCCAAGTGAAGGCGTCGACTATGCTCCTGAAGCAGTTCACGATCTGGGGGAGTTCATACCGAAACATGAATTCTACAGTCGGGCGGCCGAATCCCCTTGGCATAATGTATTTTTGCTTCGTCAGCGGAATGAGAACCGCAGTCACGAACTACGAGGATGTATGCTCCGAACACATGATATCGAAGGAATTCGGAAAACGGAAATTCAGAGTTATACCGAATGGCGTAACGTATTAACTGAAATATTCCATGAACCCTTGGTGAATTACAGCGAACTGGAATGCCAGGACATGTGGGAACGAGTGCAGGCTGCGCATACGGAATGGAAACAAGCGCAAGAAGCATAA
- a CDS encoding 4'-phosphopantetheinyl transferase superfamily protein: protein MMITIRVLQVPEVMPEAYWNHFLSQVSAERRTQASRFVRQADAYRSVLGEILTRVTLSRLTGLRPAELSFTRNPYGKPSLSQHSDVQFNVSHSGDWIALISGGTDELGVDVEKIAPIDMQIAERFFSPTESQFLSATPDDRRLNTFYRLWTLKESYIKAVGMGLSIPLDSFAILPDEGGVWYCEQAGAYRFLSQRLDDGHMLAACSAGGELPSQPKIVTLEGLYTELM from the coding sequence ATGATGATAACGATTCGTGTACTCCAAGTTCCAGAAGTAATGCCTGAGGCATACTGGAATCATTTTCTGTCCCAAGTCTCGGCAGAGCGTCGCACCCAGGCTTCACGTTTTGTTCGTCAGGCTGATGCGTATCGCTCCGTGTTGGGAGAAATATTGACTCGTGTGACTTTGAGCAGGTTAACTGGCCTAAGGCCAGCTGAGCTTTCTTTTACCCGTAATCCCTACGGCAAACCTTCCCTCAGCCAGCATTCGGATGTACAATTCAACGTCTCCCATTCTGGTGACTGGATTGCTCTGATCTCCGGCGGTACCGATGAACTGGGTGTGGACGTCGAGAAAATAGCCCCCATTGACATGCAGATTGCAGAACGTTTCTTCTCTCCAACGGAGAGCCAGTTCTTGTCCGCCACGCCTGACGATCGTCGGCTGAATACCTTCTACCGTCTATGGACGCTGAAGGAAAGTTATATCAAGGCAGTGGGTATGGGGTTGTCCATACCGCTGGACTCCTTCGCCATCCTGCCGGATGAGGGCGGAGTTTGGTATTGCGAGCAAGCCGGGGCATATCGCTTTCTCAGTCAGCGACTGGACGATGGGCATATGCTTGCGGCATGTTCGGCTGGGGGAGAGCTGCCAAGCCAGCCCAAGATTGTAACCTTGGAGGGTCTATATACGGAGTTGATGTAG
- the greA gene encoding transcription elongation factor GreA, whose product MANEEVILTQEGLEKLEDELRELKTVKRKELAERLKLAISYGDLKENSEYHSAKDDQAFMETRILIVEKMLKNAKVITSENMDATKVGVGSTVLLNDIEFAEKIEYKLVGPAEADVADNKISYESPLGKELMGKEVGSVIHVNAPMGVIKYELLEIRV is encoded by the coding sequence ATGGCTAATGAAGAAGTGATTTTGACACAGGAAGGCTTGGAAAAGCTGGAGGACGAACTGAGGGAATTGAAGACAGTGAAGCGTAAGGAACTGGCTGAGCGTCTGAAACTCGCGATCAGTTACGGTGACCTGAAGGAAAATAGTGAGTATCATTCAGCCAAAGATGATCAGGCCTTTATGGAGACACGGATTCTGATCGTGGAGAAGATGCTGAAAAACGCCAAAGTCATCACATCCGAGAATATGGATGCTACCAAAGTGGGTGTAGGTTCCACTGTATTGCTCAATGATATCGAATTCGCTGAGAAGATTGAATATAAATTGGTTGGTCCTGCTGAGGCTGATGTAGCAGATAATAAAATTTCCTATGAGAGTCCACTTGGCAAAGAACTGATGGGCAAAGAAGTGGGCAGCGTCATTCATGTTAATGCTCCGATGGGTGTTATCAAATATGAGTTGCTTGAAATAAGAGTTTAA
- a CDS encoding sodium-dependent transporter, which translates to MNFSKPNRNQDNAGKGERFSQAGFILAAIGSSVGLGNMWKFPYITGENGGAAFFLLFIVCLLLIGLPVLLAELAIGRSGRGSAATAFIKAGGHKGWLAAGLLQVLTPFIILSFYVIIAGWTLQYAVTSFSGTLFNNPDYAGQFGSFVSGYLPIVWQLVAVLITGWIVAKGVSNGIEKFNKVLIPAMLVLLIILMIRAVTLPGAGAGVSFFLNPDFSQLTTESALVALGHAFFSLSLGMGILVTYGSYVDKNQSLGAATVAVGAGDLIYAFIAGLIIFPTTFSFGIAPDQGPSLIFVALPAAFSAMPLGFLFGGLFFILLAIAALTSAVSLLEVPVKYFMERLSWSRSRAVWIISLGVFIVGLPSVLSLGLLPEWTIGSKSVFDWMDFVASNILLPVGGLLVTIFAGYFWKTAAEASGLRSGWFRVWLFMLRYVAPILVLLVLLHTSGIIHF; encoded by the coding sequence ATGAATTTTAGTAAGCCTAATCGAAATCAAGACAACGCTGGCAAAGGAGAGCGTTTTTCCCAAGCTGGATTTATCCTGGCAGCCATTGGTAGTTCGGTTGGTCTGGGCAACATGTGGAAATTCCCGTACATTACGGGTGAGAACGGAGGAGCTGCGTTTTTCCTGCTCTTCATCGTCTGTTTGCTGCTCATCGGTCTGCCAGTGCTCCTGGCTGAACTTGCGATTGGTCGCAGTGGACGAGGTAGTGCTGCTACTGCTTTTATCAAAGCAGGTGGACATAAGGGTTGGCTCGCAGCCGGATTGCTGCAAGTATTAACGCCATTTATCATTCTGTCCTTTTATGTCATTATCGCGGGCTGGACATTGCAATATGCAGTGACTTCCTTCAGTGGAACATTGTTTAATAATCCGGATTATGCTGGACAATTCGGCTCCTTTGTAAGCGGGTATTTGCCGATCGTTTGGCAGCTGGTTGCAGTTCTGATTACAGGCTGGATTGTTGCCAAAGGCGTTTCGAACGGAATCGAGAAGTTCAACAAGGTACTGATTCCGGCAATGTTGGTTTTGCTTATTATCCTGATGATTCGTGCTGTTACGTTGCCAGGTGCAGGGGCCGGGGTTTCCTTCTTCCTGAATCCGGATTTCTCGCAGCTGACAACGGAATCTGCACTGGTGGCGCTTGGACATGCCTTCTTCTCCCTGTCACTCGGGATGGGTATACTGGTGACTTACGGTTCGTATGTGGATAAAAATCAATCTCTCGGTGCAGCGACCGTCGCTGTTGGTGCCGGTGACCTCATCTATGCATTCATTGCTGGTCTGATCATCTTCCCAACGACATTCTCGTTCGGTATTGCACCGGACCAAGGGCCGTCACTCATCTTTGTGGCTCTTCCGGCAGCATTCTCAGCTATGCCGCTTGGATTCCTGTTTGGCGGATTGTTCTTCATCCTGCTCGCTATTGCGGCTTTGACGTCAGCCGTGTCCTTGCTGGAAGTCCCGGTGAAGTATTTCATGGAACGTCTGTCATGGAGCCGTAGTCGTGCGGTATGGATTATCTCGCTAGGGGTCTTTATCGTGGGGCTTCCTTCGGTACTATCGCTCGGTTTGCTGCCTGAATGGACGATTGGATCGAAGAGCGTGTTCGACTGGATGGACTTTGTCGCATCCAACATCCTGTTGCCTGTAGGTGGACTGCTTGTGACGATCTTTGCCGGATACTTCTGGAAAACGGCTGCTGAAGCTTCCGGTTTGCGTTCCGGATGGTTCCGTGTGTGGCTGTTCATGCTGCGTTACGTGGCTCCGATCCTGGTTCTGCTGGTTCTACTGCACACATCCGGTATCATTCACTTCTAA
- a CDS encoding DHA2 family efflux MFS transporter permease subunit, with amino-acid sequence MRFRLNPKAIVSIVYVLAMFMVAMDATVLNVALRTISNELGIPPAAAGTLNVGYLVSLAVFLPVAGWLGDRWGTKRVFLSALTLFTVSSALCATADQLGTLTFFRILQGAGGGLLTPVGMAMLFRTFPPQERAKVSRMLVLPIALAPALGPIVSGLIVDQLSWRWIFYVNLPVGIPAVIFGMLYLKEHREQEAGPLDLPGWLLSAPGLALMMYALSQGPLRGWTSPLIMGAGFAGILLLTLLVVVELRAKQPLLDLRLLKHRLLRYTGLVSVCGAAGLLGMLYVFPLMYQNVLQASALETGLTTFPEALGLMIASQLVPWTYPRLGPRKLISMGLICTAVIFITLSQITVDTNPWFIRSLLFGVGIFLGQTVGAVQIAAFAQIPPASMGRASTWFTVQNRLGSAIGMALLSAVLAGVGTTTVTATGAMESNMLAYRLALLGAAAFLLIGLWFALKIRDADAAATIRKTPAGGLFGKLNRSSAVSSESVVQQEG; translated from the coding sequence ATGAGGTTTCGTCTGAATCCAAAGGCAATTGTGAGCATTGTCTATGTTCTGGCGATGTTTATGGTTGCCATGGATGCAACGGTCTTAAACGTGGCGCTGCGAACCATCAGTAACGAACTGGGTATTCCGCCGGCTGCTGCCGGTACCTTAAATGTAGGTTATTTGGTGAGTTTGGCAGTATTTTTGCCTGTCGCCGGCTGGCTTGGTGACCGATGGGGCACGAAACGGGTTTTCCTGTCGGCGCTGACACTGTTTACGGTGTCCTCTGCGCTGTGTGCCACAGCTGATCAACTAGGCACGTTGACATTTTTCCGCATTTTGCAGGGAGCAGGGGGCGGTCTGCTTACACCTGTGGGGATGGCGATGCTGTTTCGGACCTTTCCACCGCAGGAACGGGCCAAGGTATCTCGCATGTTGGTGCTGCCCATTGCCCTTGCTCCAGCCTTAGGGCCGATTGTGAGCGGATTGATCGTGGATCAACTGTCATGGCGCTGGATTTTCTATGTGAATCTGCCTGTTGGTATTCCAGCCGTGATCTTCGGCATGCTGTATCTGAAGGAGCACCGAGAACAGGAAGCAGGTCCTTTGGATCTGCCGGGGTGGTTATTATCTGCACCGGGACTCGCACTGATGATGTATGCGCTCAGTCAGGGGCCGCTGCGAGGCTGGACGTCACCGCTTATTATGGGAGCGGGCTTTGCAGGTATTCTGCTGCTGACGTTGCTCGTCGTGGTCGAGCTGCGCGCCAAGCAGCCGTTGCTTGATCTGCGTTTGCTGAAGCACCGACTGTTACGTTATACAGGCTTGGTATCCGTATGTGGGGCAGCCGGATTGCTGGGCATGCTGTATGTGTTTCCATTAATGTATCAAAATGTACTACAGGCCTCTGCGTTGGAAACAGGACTTACCACATTCCCAGAAGCGCTGGGACTGATGATTGCTTCTCAGCTTGTCCCTTGGACTTATCCGCGGCTGGGCCCGCGAAAGCTGATCTCGATGGGTTTGATCTGTACGGCAGTCATTTTCATCACGCTTAGTCAGATCACAGTGGATACGAACCCGTGGTTCATTCGTTCATTATTGTTCGGTGTGGGAATTTTCCTGGGACAGACGGTAGGGGCGGTACAGATCGCTGCATTCGCCCAGATTCCTCCTGCATCCATGGGGAGAGCTTCTACTTGGTTCACGGTACAAAATCGTCTGGGATCAGCCATCGGCATGGCTTTACTCTCTGCTGTTCTGGCAGGTGTAGGTACAACAACGGTGACTGCTACAGGCGCGATGGAGTCGAATATGTTGGCGTACCGTTTGGCTTTGCTGGGGGCAGCAGCATTTCTGCTCATCGGGCTGTGGTTTGCCCTGAAGATCCGGGATGCTGACGCGGCAGCCACGATACGAAAGACGCCAGCTGGAGGATTGTTTGGCAAGTTGAATCGTTCATCGGCTGTGAGTTCTGAATCGGTGGTACAGCAAGAAGGATAG